TTCCTCAACAACTTTAAATTTACAGCTTacattgaatttttcattttcttctttcTCTAGTTCACTAATAAGACTCTCCAATCTTGAAATCCCATCATGGAAAATGCTATCATTAActgcaaaagaaataaaatgcatTATTTATAAACACTTAAATAGTAACAATAATGCACGCTGTGTCGTGCTAAGAATACTTCCTCTCTTGATTTAAATGGAAGTATCGGCAGACAGTAGGTCGGTGTCTTTATTATAATCACACTTCATATATACAAagttcatgggacggactgacggacggagtCGCTCGCTCGAGTTTTACCATATATTACCAATCAATCGATCTTCACGAAGATcttatcaatcaaatcatgattcaaaaTAACAATGTAATCAACCATGCATGATCAGGCATCAATCAACCGAGTACATTGTGTAATACGGGCCACATTGCCGTTTTACAGATTGCCAGTCAATCGATCGAGTTTTACCATGTATTACCAATCAATCGATCTTCATAAAGATCTAATCAGTCAAATCTTGATTCAAAATGACcatgtaatcaatcaatcaagtacaCTGTGTAATACGGGCCCCATTGACGTTTTACAGATTGCCGATCAATCAATCGAGTTTTACTATTAATTACCATTCAATCGATCTTCATGAAGATctaatcaatcaaatcatgattcagaGTAATCATTTAATCATGATTAGAAATTTATTTATCAAGTACACTGTAATACGGGCTCCATTTATCTGTGTTACAGATTGCCTATCAATCAATTTACCAAGTACAATGTGTAATACTGGCCCCCATTTATCTGTGTGACAGATTGCcgatcaatcaataaaaataatgatttttgcaaAATAACCAACTAACCAATGGGGAAAGACCACCTGGCAAAAGCTGAAAATAAACAGTTACGCGGTGAAAAATAAATAACGTTGGATTGGCATAAAGTGAAAACAAATAACTCATCCGAAACAAAaactcctgccccccccccccccccccccccccctccagaATATCAAAAGGTCGTCCCCTAAACGTGAAACGTTGTTTATTATGGacgaacaaataaaaatacaacactTGATTGAAATTAAGTTTGCACATACCATTTGAAACTTCTTCTACGCAGTTTTCTTCTAAATTCTCGAACCCACTCGTCAGTGATGTTAATCCTACATCACTATGACCACTATGTTCCAAAGTGTCCAATTTGAaatgtttgtttgattcatctccCGTTATAGCTTCCTCCTCTTGTTTTCGAATGTGTTTTGCAGCTACACAGTCACAATAATCACATCTTAAAGTTCCAGTAAATTCCTCACATTCATGACAATTTAAACATTTCCCTCTGTCAATGCTTCGTATGTCTTTCATTTTGGcaatcaaataatgacaaattCTTTCAACAAATTAAAAGTGATTAAGCAAGACACACAATGTCAATGAGAATAGACGCAACAAATTAAGTGCAAATAAATCGATGTGTTACGCAACTCACGTGACGCAACTAGTGCAAAAGGTTCAATATCTACTGGGTAATTTACTGAAGATTATTAATTGTGACAGTGTAATTAAATTTAATCAATATCAAAACTTGTGTAAATAAGTTTCAGCAGATGTGGAAATTTTAATGACAAAGAGTTTGGGAAATTCAGTGAAGATCGTTGCACAACAAACTGAAATTTATGACCCATTGATATAtcacaatcggtcaattactacctattgatatatttcctcggtaaaattgcaccccattgataaaaatgtgatatatttgacggatcaaaaaagggacccattccagcagcacatatgtatatacctttatataggaagagacccccccgtggtatgggatttgctcatttttgaaggttgcGTTTAGTTCTCTGCAGAATGTCTACAATTTATAACCTTCAGGCctgttgttttaaattaaaaaaaaatgttttgtgtcaatacaaataaaatgttttgattgttttggttttttttggtatgcatttacatgtatatatatatacaccataTCAGTATTTGGAAATCTGTTCCCCTTGACCAAAAAACCTCTTTTGCTTAAACTTATGAGATAATACAACAATaacttttccattgtggtgtcagatataTTATCTATCATGTCAGACGTTTAAATTTTACTGGAATTTTTGCAGTAATGGCAGataaatagtgataaggtgtattgctttgattatataatacatgtacacatttaAGTTGTACCTCAAAATTTGGCCAGATAGATTCTTCCATTTCTCTGGTAACAATCTGTCTGCAATTTCTGCacaaacctatataaaaaaaagaaataattttgataCTTGCACTTTCAagctaatttttgaatttataaaaaaagtacaaatgtgtgtgataaattttaaaattttgtacattttattttaaatttaataagtGTATCATGTCTATGGGCCTAGggataatataattttattactacaaTTGTTTTATTCTGTGAAAAACCAAATCATGCAATGAACAGATTGtcaagaaatatataaataatgaacaTGTATATGGGGAAATCATTGTTGCATTCATAAGTTTTGattgttttctaaattttttacagTAACACTTGTATGCAGGGATTGAAGTTTAAATTTTGGCACATTCATAAATGTATGACATGTCACAGAAGACCACATCTTAAATTTTGTCCCAACTGTATATATAGTTCTATTCAAGAAAAGCAGACATTTCAGTAGACCCTGTACCATATTTTTGtctgtattacattgtattatatcataaaaaacaaccaTTTTTGGAGTAAATGTGTACATGGTGTACACATATGGTTTGAAAGGCACCTAAATTACTCCAAAAATGGTTGGTTTAAATGATATAATACAGACAAAAAATATGGTTCTTCAGACCTTGGAAGTTCTATATTGACAATATATTACTTTCATGTTCAGACTTTAAAAAATTGCATACATGTAGCCACTAGTACTAGCAAGACAAAATGTAAActtacttagatttttttttaaaaatacatgtttagcatagctcccccccccccccccccccctgaatatctgaataagtttattcaacttcgatgccctgaatattaatattttctaGAAAACGGACTCAGGGCAAATGTGTTATTAGGGCGAACAGACATGATACAGTTCAGACTGAAAATTAAGATTAATTCACTCTACCCCCACATTTGTCCCACATTACTctttaaaaccagatgctccgcagggcgtagctttatacgaccgcagaggttgaaccctgaacggttggggcaagtatggacacaacattcaagctggattcagctctaaatttggattgtgattaaatagttgacacagcataggtttctgacacagaatgaatgtgttctaatgaacttaaaatttttgttttctcttagagcaattcactatgctgttgaatattaatcctctcaaaacaagaatgtgtcctcagtacacgaatgccccactcgcactatcattttccatgttcagtggaccgtgaaattggggtaaaaactctaatttggcattaaaattagaaagatcatatcataggggacatgtgtactaagtttgaagtcgattggacttaaacttcatcaaaaactaccttgaccaaaaattttaacctgaagcggaacagacggacggacgaacgaacggacgaacgaacggacagacggacggacggacggacagaccagaaaacataatgcccctctactatcgtaggtggggcataaaaatgtttgaagaaattttcttttttatttatgaaatttcaaatgagaaaaattgaacccaatttttttaatcacatccccctttcccttattccaaaactaatctcaattaaaatttctaatggagtttgcaacaataactactcatttaaatacatcataaaatattaagatgtaaaaaaaactgcttgttatcactgaatgttatttattataatttatcagttggtagtaaaaagtgaatatacattgtatattgtatataacaaagatttaagttgattctggacaaagaaagataactccaattaaaaaaaaatcttgctattgcacaatattttgcaattagatatttcttgcttactattctggacaaagaaagataactctaattaaaaaaaaatttgctatttcacaatattgtgcaattagatatttcttgccattgcgcaatactgtgcaattgaaaagacttgctattgcacaacacttaatataataattttagatcctgatttggaccaacttgaaaactgggcccataataaaaaatctaagtacatttttggattcagcatatcaaagaaccccaagatttcaatttttgttgaaatcagactaagtttaattttggaccctttggactttagtgtagaccaatttgaaaacaggaccaaaaatgaagaatctacatacacagttagatttggtatatcaaagaaccccatttattcaatttttgatgaaatcaaacaaagtttaattttggaccccgatttggaccaacttgaaaactgggccaataatcaagaatctaagtacatttttagattcagcatatcaaagaacctaactgattcattttttgtcaaaatcaaactaagtttaattttggaccctttggaccttaatgtagaccaatttgaaaacgggaccaaaagttaagaatctacatacacagtcatgacagttagattcggcatatcaaagaaccccaattattcaattttgatgaaatcaaacaaagtttaattttggaccctttgggcccctta
The window above is part of the Mytilus edulis chromosome 6, xbMytEdul2.2, whole genome shotgun sequence genome. Proteins encoded here:
- the LOC139527457 gene encoding uncharacterized protein; amino-acid sequence: MKDIRSIDRGKCLNCHECEEFTGTLRCDYCDCVAAKHIRKQEEEAITGDESNKHFKLDTLEHSGHSDVGLTSLTSGFENLEENCVEEVSNVNDSIFHDGISRLESLISELEKEENEKFNVSCKFKVVEEDGKSMFSCSLCNKNYKLGDFGKKIQNVKFHASSRGHLANVYAVGMNKEFFCLIERMHIVAAAKLT